The following proteins are encoded in a genomic region of Burkholderia gladioli:
- a CDS encoding ABC transporter permease: MHELLRKTGIGSIEALLIAVLAVMAIGLGLTTSTFLTLSNLFDLLNQSAVNIIFAVGLLVVLIAGGIDISFAVGASVTQYLTALAVSHLGGGNWALGFAASLGFGFLLGAFNATIIYRFRIVSIVVTIATFNLFFGGLMFVTGGVSIYDLPDWWMNRVSLLQLGTSSGVATLSLPVAVMAACVAATWFLLRRTTAGRQLYATGDNPEAARRVGIRIGRMHYLAYGWLGMMSGVAGLMQAHYVQEVVPNALYGRELEVLAAVVLGGARLGGGRGTVLGAILGILLVSVTANGLNLLGISSYAYKMIVGAVILVAITLSSEGAARLVGTRVSASRAKVGS, translated from the coding sequence ATGCATGAGCTGCTGCGCAAGACCGGGATCGGCTCGATCGAGGCGCTGCTGATCGCCGTGCTCGCCGTGATGGCGATCGGCCTCGGCCTCACCACCTCGACCTTCCTGACGCTGTCCAACCTGTTCGACCTGCTCAACCAGAGCGCGGTCAACATCATCTTCGCGGTCGGCCTGCTGGTGGTGCTGATCGCCGGCGGCATCGACATCTCCTTCGCGGTGGGCGCCTCGGTCACGCAGTACCTGACCGCGCTGGCCGTGAGCCACCTCGGCGGCGGCAACTGGGCGCTCGGCTTCGCGGCCTCGCTCGGCTTCGGCTTCCTGCTCGGCGCGTTCAACGCGACCATCATCTACCGCTTCCGGATCGTCTCGATCGTGGTGACCATCGCCACCTTCAACCTGTTCTTCGGCGGACTGATGTTCGTCACCGGCGGCGTGTCGATCTACGACCTGCCCGACTGGTGGATGAACCGCGTCTCGCTGCTGCAACTGGGCACGTCCAGCGGGGTGGCCACGCTGTCGCTGCCGGTGGCGGTGATGGCGGCCTGCGTGGCGGCCACCTGGTTCCTGCTGCGCCGGACCACGGCGGGCCGCCAGCTCTATGCCACCGGCGACAACCCGGAGGCGGCGCGGCGCGTGGGCATCCGCATCGGCCGCATGCACTACCTCGCCTACGGCTGGCTCGGCATGATGAGCGGCGTGGCCGGCCTGATGCAGGCGCACTACGTGCAGGAGGTGGTGCCCAACGCGCTCTACGGGCGCGAGCTGGAGGTGCTGGCGGCCGTGGTGCTGGGCGGCGCGCGCCTGGGCGGCGGGCGCGGCACGGTGCTCGGCGCGATCCTCGGCATCCTGCTGGTGTCGGTCACGGCCAACGGCCTGAACCTGCTCGGCATTTCCTCGTATGCGTACAAGATGATCGTCGGCGCGGTGATCCTGGTCGCGATCACGCTGTCCAGCGAGGGCGCCGCGCGCCTGGTCGGCACGCGCGTCTCGGCTTCTCGCGCCAAGGTGGGCTCATGA
- a CDS encoding sugar ABC transporter ATP-binding protein, translated as MNPASPGQAAAATGTVPAAALAPPLLQLENVSKTFGGVKALQQVSFEVLPGEVLCLAGENGCGKSTLIKIVSGVYQPEPGSRMRFDGEPVEALDPAGARRLGIQVIWQDLALFPEMTVAENIAFEQNLGERLRWVDYGRMQASARRILARLGVELDLERPVRKLSIAQRQIVAIARALVAEARLVFMDEPTASLSHAETEALLAIVRRLSADGIAVVFVSHRLAEVLAVCTRVTVMRDGRQVGTFPTAGMTQTRLGELMTGRSLDYAVRDADLSAAPVVLRVERLTRGREYREISLEIRRGEILGLTGRLGAGRTELALSLFGMTRPESGAIELEGRALALRSNRDAIGAGIAYVSEDRLQLGLVQPQSIGDNTCIAVLDELLDGARLISPGRRDALVHDWIRRLAVKIGHPDDPVSTLSGGNQQRVVLAKWLATSPKVLILDSPTVGVDVGARAGIFAIIRELAQAGMAILLISDEIPEVYFNADRILHMRDGRLVAEYVPGAVPIDHIERDVHA; from the coding sequence ATGAATCCAGCTTCCCCCGGGCAGGCCGCGGCCGCCACCGGCACGGTGCCCGCCGCCGCGCTGGCCCCGCCGCTGCTGCAACTGGAGAACGTCTCGAAGACCTTCGGCGGCGTGAAGGCGCTGCAGCAGGTGAGCTTCGAGGTGCTGCCGGGCGAGGTGCTGTGCCTGGCCGGCGAGAACGGCTGCGGCAAGAGCACCCTGATCAAGATCGTCAGCGGCGTCTACCAGCCCGAGCCGGGCTCGCGGATGCGCTTCGACGGCGAGCCGGTCGAGGCGCTCGATCCGGCCGGCGCGCGTCGGCTCGGCATCCAGGTGATCTGGCAGGACCTCGCGCTGTTTCCCGAGATGACGGTGGCCGAGAACATCGCCTTCGAGCAGAACCTCGGCGAGCGGCTGCGCTGGGTCGACTACGGCCGCATGCAGGCCTCGGCGCGCCGCATCCTGGCGCGGCTCGGCGTCGAGCTCGACCTGGAGCGCCCGGTGCGCAAGCTGTCGATCGCGCAGCGGCAGATCGTGGCGATCGCGCGGGCCCTGGTGGCCGAGGCGCGGCTGGTGTTCATGGACGAGCCGACTGCCTCGCTGAGCCACGCCGAGACTGAGGCGCTGCTGGCGATCGTGCGGCGCCTGTCGGCCGACGGCATCGCGGTGGTGTTCGTCAGCCACCGGCTGGCCGAGGTGCTGGCGGTGTGCACGCGCGTGACGGTGATGCGCGACGGCCGCCAGGTCGGCACCTTCCCGACCGCCGGCATGACGCAGACGCGGCTCGGCGAGCTGATGACGGGCCGCAGTCTCGACTACGCGGTGCGCGACGCCGACCTGTCGGCCGCGCCGGTGGTGCTGCGCGTCGAGCGGCTCACGCGCGGGCGCGAGTACCGTGAGATCTCCCTCGAGATCCGCCGCGGCGAGATCCTCGGCCTGACCGGGCGGCTCGGCGCCGGGCGCACCGAGCTGGCGCTTTCGCTGTTCGGCATGACGCGGCCCGAGTCGGGCGCGATCGAGCTGGAAGGGCGCGCGCTCGCGCTGCGCTCGAACCGCGACGCGATCGGCGCCGGCATCGCCTACGTCTCGGAGGATCGGCTGCAGCTCGGCCTGGTGCAGCCGCAGTCGATCGGCGACAACACCTGCATCGCCGTGCTCGACGAACTGCTCGACGGCGCGCGGCTGATCTCGCCGGGCCGGCGCGATGCCCTGGTGCACGACTGGATCCGCCGCCTGGCGGTGAAGATCGGCCATCCCGACGATCCGGTCTCGACGCTGTCGGGCGGCAACCAGCAGCGCGTGGTGCTGGCCAAGTGGCTGGCCACCAGCCCGAAGGTGCTGATCCTCGACTCGCCGACGGTGGGCGTGGACGTCGGCGCGCGCGCCGGCATCTTCGCCATCATCCGCGAGCTGGCGCAGGCGGGCATGGCGATCCTGCTGATCTCCGACGAGATCCCCGAGGTCTATTTCAACGCCGATCGGATCCTGCACATGCGCGATGGCCGTCTCGTCGCCGAGTACGTGCCGGGCGCGGTTCCGATCGACCATATCGAGCGAGACGTCCATGCATGA
- a CDS encoding substrate-binding domain-containing protein, with amino-acid sequence MVGKLMRRFCVGMTAFALATGLALASPDKPVIGVVVKVGGIPWFNAMEAGIKKRADQLGVKAFMVGPTSADPALQVRAIEDLIAQHVDVIGVVPNDAQVLEPVLQRARAAGIKVITHESPQQKNADWDFELASAKGFGEAYAKRLAALVGGKGEYAVFVGSLTVPLHNAWADAAIAWLKANAPGMTLVGDRYGVAENVDASRQTALDLMRAHPNLRAILAFGSQGPIGAARAVAEREQKGKVIVLGPFSPGQGRRLVHDGVLTGGYMWNPEQAGEVFVTLGTMVAKGQPIKDGMTIPGLGVVHPSGHNLIVDQLVDLNDKTVDDLAKLGL; translated from the coding sequence ATGGTGGGCAAGCTGATGCGCAGGTTCTGCGTGGGCATGACGGCATTCGCGCTGGCGACGGGCTTGGCGCTCGCCTCGCCGGACAAGCCGGTGATCGGCGTGGTGGTGAAGGTGGGCGGGATTCCCTGGTTCAACGCGATGGAGGCCGGCATCAAGAAGCGCGCCGACCAGCTCGGCGTGAAGGCCTTCATGGTGGGCCCGACCAGCGCCGACCCGGCCCTGCAGGTGCGCGCCATCGAGGACCTGATCGCCCAGCACGTCGACGTGATCGGCGTGGTGCCGAACGACGCGCAGGTGCTCGAGCCGGTGCTGCAGCGCGCGCGCGCGGCCGGCATCAAGGTGATCACGCACGAGTCGCCGCAGCAGAAGAACGCCGACTGGGATTTCGAGCTGGCCTCGGCCAAGGGTTTCGGCGAGGCCTATGCCAAGCGGCTCGCCGCCCTGGTGGGCGGCAAGGGCGAGTACGCGGTGTTCGTCGGCTCGCTGACGGTGCCGCTGCACAACGCCTGGGCCGACGCGGCGATCGCCTGGCTGAAGGCCAACGCGCCGGGCATGACCCTGGTGGGCGACCGCTACGGCGTGGCCGAGAACGTCGACGCCTCGCGCCAGACCGCGCTGGACCTGATGCGCGCCCACCCGAACCTGCGCGCGATCCTGGCCTTCGGCAGCCAGGGCCCGATCGGCGCGGCGCGCGCGGTGGCCGAGCGCGAGCAGAAGGGCAAGGTGATCGTGCTGGGGCCGTTCTCGCCGGGGCAGGGCCGGCGCCTGGTGCATGACGGCGTGCTCACCGGCGGCTACATGTGGAATCCGGAGCAGGCCGGCGAGGTGTTCGTCACGCTCGGCACGATGGTCGCCAAGGGCCAGCCGATCAAGGACGGCATGACGATCCCGGGCCTCGGCGTGGTGCACCCGAGCGGCCACAACCTGATCGTCGACCAGCTGGTCGATCTCAACGACAAGACCGTCGACGATCTCGCCAAGCTCGGCCTCTGA